Proteins encoded within one genomic window of Gemmatimonadota bacterium:
- a CDS encoding aminotransferase class III-fold pyridoxal phosphate-dependent enzyme, with protein MSHDVTKSLELYKKAGERIPGWTQLISRRADRVANGVSPLYVARSKGARFVDVDGNEYIDWIRALGAIILGYADPVVDGAVKKQIDLGSLHSMNSALEIELADELINTIPSAEMVRYTKGGGEACAVAARIARGTTNRDVILFCGYHGWHDWYQSANYLVDPESGEYPFAGIEPIGVPRALAGTAIPFTYGDLDMLGRLLNEYQGEVAAVMMEPARSEWPEEGYLEGAKELARRHGALFIFDEVSCGWRESIGGMQKYLGVTPDITVIAKGMSNGYPMGAVVGSREAMEPAKAMFISSSYWSDNVGPVASLTTIRELKRRDSETHLAEMGQKVARAIDEAVSSAGLSGSCKGFPATPNLVLDLPDEALRGKVQTLFIQEMARRGVHCYMGFGPTLAHTEEDVRITADAVEASLRVIKQGLENDSIDDLLICDLHSEPFRRIVR; from the coding sequence ATGTCACATGATGTCACAAAATCGTTAGAACTGTATAAGAAAGCGGGAGAACGCATTCCGGGTTGGACACAGCTCATCAGCCGAAGGGCTGACCGGGTTGCAAATGGGGTCAGTCCTCTCTATGTCGCGCGATCAAAAGGCGCGCGATTTGTCGATGTTGACGGCAACGAGTATATCGATTGGATTCGCGCTTTGGGGGCTATTATTTTGGGCTATGCAGATCCCGTTGTCGATGGTGCTGTAAAAAAGCAGATAGATCTGGGTAGTCTGCATTCCATGAACAGCGCGCTCGAAATTGAGCTTGCAGATGAATTGATCAATACCATACCGAGTGCTGAAATGGTGCGCTATACAAAGGGGGGAGGGGAAGCCTGTGCGGTGGCTGCGCGTATTGCTCGGGGTACGACAAATCGAGATGTTATCCTTTTTTGCGGTTATCACGGGTGGCACGATTGGTATCAATCGGCAAATTATCTCGTCGATCCCGAGAGTGGAGAATATCCCTTTGCCGGTATTGAACCGATTGGTGTGCCGCGTGCTCTGGCGGGAACAGCGATTCCATTTACCTATGGCGATCTCGATATGCTCGGCCGTTTACTGAACGAATATCAGGGCGAGGTTGCCGCTGTTATGATGGAACCCGCTCGGTCTGAGTGGCCCGAAGAGGGGTATCTCGAAGGGGCCAAAGAGCTTGCCCGCAGGCACGGCGCTCTGTTCATCTTCGACGAAGTCTCCTGCGGTTGGCGCGAGTCTATTGGCGGTATGCAGAAATATTTGGGTGTTACGCCAGATATCACGGTGATTGCCAAAGGCATGTCCAATGGTTATCCGATGGGGGCTGTTGTTGGATCTCGGGAGGCGATGGAACCCGCCAAAGCGATGTTTATTTCCAGTTCGTACTGGAGCGATAATGTCGGTCCTGTTGCGTCGCTGACCACCATCCGCGAACTCAAAAGGCGCGATAGCGAGACACATCTGGCCGAAATGGGCCAAAAAGTAGCCAGGGCAATTGACGAAGCTGTCTCGTCTGCTGGTCTTTCGGGTTCTTGCAAGGGGTTTCCCGCAACGCCTAATCTGGTGCTCGATTTGCCCGATGAGGCGTTGCGCGGCAAGGTTCAGACGCTTTTTATTCAGGAGATGGCTCGCCGGGGTGTGCATTGTTACATGGGTTTTGGTCCTACGCTTGCACATACAGAAGAAGATGTGCGTATTACGGCTGACGCGGTTGAAGCCTCTTTGCGCGTCATAAAGCAGGGGCTTGAAAATGATTCTATCGACGATCTGCTCATTTGTGATCTGCACTCGGAACCCTTCCGCCGGATCGTCCGATAA
- a CDS encoding Gfo/Idh/MocA family oxidoreductase yields the protein MDEIRIGIAGLGHRSRHWINTLLKIPGYRITALYDWIEPLHDRALSLIEYRNDVRVFSDYEDFLAYEDMDAVGLVVRRKDQGAMAAQALEAGKHVNMEVPAAHTMEDCWRIVTAAERTGRVYQLAEQTRYWGFVEAWRDLVAEGRLGRVTYCEGQYIGYYGTRQFFQDYKTGEQCSVEELSAHPEAEPTWLHLMPPIHYLPHELSPMLKVLDDRVIEVTAMSTASPSYSHPEIDQPDIQVALMKTEKDRLLRMVTGFTQKIPSRRGHHWYQIIGTRGCMEWKRSEKGRPLMWLADSQMHDLAEVDWKFERTDAPAEAHGSGHGDADYYVHTAFWNAVVGNKPLEFDVYRAMETAAPAVLAAESIPRGTELMKVPDFRPNEMRSSGQMPEGV from the coding sequence ATGGATGAAATACGCATCGGCATTGCCGGATTGGGACATCGTTCCCGGCACTGGATCAATACCTTGCTAAAGATACCGGGCTACCGCATTACCGCACTCTACGACTGGATTGAACCGCTGCACGATCGGGCGTTATCTCTGATCGAGTACCGAAACGATGTCAGGGTTTTCAGCGATTACGAGGATTTTCTGGCCTATGAGGATATGGACGCAGTCGGTCTGGTCGTTCGTCGGAAGGATCAGGGGGCGATGGCGGCGCAGGCTCTGGAGGCGGGAAAGCATGTGAATATGGAGGTGCCCGCCGCACATACAATGGAGGACTGCTGGCGGATTGTGACTGCGGCAGAACGCACGGGGCGGGTTTATCAGCTTGCAGAACAGACGCGTTATTGGGGGTTTGTGGAGGCGTGGCGAGATCTGGTGGCTGAGGGGCGTTTGGGGCGGGTGACCTATTGCGAGGGGCAGTATATCGGATATTACGGCACTCGCCAGTTTTTTCAGGACTATAAGACAGGCGAGCAGTGCAGCGTGGAAGAGCTTTCGGCGCATCCAGAAGCAGAGCCTACGTGGCTACACCTGATGCCTCCAATTCACTATCTTCCGCACGAGTTGAGTCCGATGCTGAAGGTATTAGACGACCGGGTAATTGAAGTAACGGCGATGAGCACTGCGTCTCCCAGCTATTCGCATCCAGAGATCGATCAACCTGATATTCAGGTCGCATTGATGAAGACGGAGAAGGACAGGCTGTTGCGGATGGTGACCGGGTTTACTCAGAAGATTCCGAGTCGCAGGGGGCATCACTGGTACCAGATCATCGGGACGAGGGGATGCATGGAGTGGAAACGGTCGGAAAAGGGACGTCCCCTGATGTGGCTGGCGGATTCCCAGATGCACGATCTGGCTGAAGTGGACTGGAAGTTCGAGCGCACTGACGCGCCTGCAGAGGCGCACGGCAGCGGTCACGGGGATGCAGATTATTACGTCCACACTGCTTTTTGGAATGCCGTAGTTGGAAATAAACCCCTGGAGTTCGATGTGTACAGGGCGATGGAGACGGCGGCACCTGCGGTTCTGGCTGCGGAGTCCATTCCCCGGGGAACCGAGTTGATGAAAGTTCCCGATTTTCGTCCGAATGAGATGCGATCTTCCGGGCAGATGCCAGAAGGAGTCTGA
- a CDS encoding DUF4962 domain-containing protein produces the protein MALTIDERPAQPGEWGFRPENVTTEETPPAFVWRPQENAASYDIQCARVADFSKVAYEAKGVTYTVHRPAEVFESGQWYWRFRFVDGCGQVSDWSSGRAFVIAQNANALPLPKRSELIGRIPKSHPRLFVRPEDLDSLRTRARGDLKPIYDDLVATCEDILADMPSTKEPPLYPEGTVVLSEEWREIWWGNRMYTIRVLNSAATLAFTRLLGGQDYYGEKAKELLLACAKWDPLGATGYRYNDEAGMPYNYYFCRTYTFVNDLLSEEEREICRAVMKVQGQEMYDHLATEMRYLWHPYGSHAGRAWHFLGEIGVAFLDEIPEAEEWVWFAMNVFGAVYPAWCDEDGGWHQGLQYWASYVQRFTWWADIMQAAMGIDAYCKPYFARAGDFPMYFQPPGTRGGGIGDLTTMRTSDQNCDLMRTLAAQARNPYWQWYVDMHPEKVKKETRERRLDAVGAGRSLYIDFVRGALPEVCAKAPVDLPASKCFRGTGLVAMNSDLRDGKNNVSVIFKSSPLGSQSHGFDAQNSFSLFAFGERLLIHTGERDIHGSDHHKNWMHHTKSTNCIGVNGESQLRNQAAAMGEILDFQTSDVFDYVVGEAAPAYGGKLKKFTRQILFAKPDAVVICDTVVAREASVFQYYLHAETEMDIEGQTLKITTGGAGCVVSLLRPENLKISQTDQFDPPPRERVQLREYHVTAETTMPRKDATFIAVLRPHRAGDVPEGDPVLVDDGTIVVPLPNGELKVWVGETLRAEKRDQNGVVVATLC, from the coding sequence ATGGCATTGACAATTGACGAAAGGCCTGCACAGCCGGGGGAATGGGGATTTAGACCGGAAAATGTGACGACAGAGGAGACGCCACCGGCATTTGTGTGGCGCCCGCAGGAGAATGCTGCGAGCTATGATATCCAGTGTGCGCGGGTCGCGGATTTTTCAAAGGTCGCGTACGAGGCTAAGGGCGTGACATATACGGTTCATCGCCCAGCAGAGGTGTTTGAATCGGGGCAATGGTATTGGCGATTCCGATTTGTCGATGGGTGTGGACAGGTGTCGGATTGGAGTTCGGGGCGCGCTTTTGTGATTGCCCAGAATGCAAATGCATTGCCCTTGCCCAAACGCAGTGAATTGATCGGGCGCATCCCAAAGAGCCATCCGCGCCTGTTTGTGCGTCCAGAGGATTTGGATAGCTTGCGCACACGGGCACGGGGAGACCTGAAACCGATTTACGACGATCTGGTCGCAACATGCGAAGATATCCTGGCCGATATGCCATCTACCAAAGAACCGCCCCTGTATCCCGAGGGGACTGTTGTTCTGAGTGAGGAATGGCGGGAGATCTGGTGGGGAAACCGGATGTACACGATTCGCGTGTTAAACAGCGCGGCGACGCTGGCTTTTACGCGGCTTTTGGGTGGGCAGGATTACTACGGTGAGAAGGCGAAAGAACTGCTGCTGGCGTGTGCCAAATGGGATCCCCTGGGGGCGACTGGCTATCGGTATAATGACGAAGCTGGTATGCCTTATAATTACTATTTTTGCCGCACCTATACATTTGTGAACGATTTGTTGAGCGAAGAAGAGCGCGAGATATGCCGCGCGGTGATGAAGGTGCAGGGGCAGGAGATGTACGATCATCTGGCGACTGAGATGCGCTATTTGTGGCATCCTTATGGCAGCCATGCCGGTCGTGCCTGGCATTTTTTGGGTGAGATTGGTGTGGCGTTTTTGGATGAGATTCCCGAGGCGGAGGAGTGGGTGTGGTTCGCTATGAATGTATTTGGCGCCGTGTATCCCGCGTGGTGCGATGAGGATGGTGGTTGGCACCAGGGATTGCAATACTGGGCGAGTTATGTTCAGCGCTTTACGTGGTGGGCGGATATCATGCAGGCGGCAATGGGGATTGATGCGTACTGCAAACCGTATTTTGCGCGTGCTGGCGATTTCCCGATGTATTTTCAGCCTCCCGGTACGCGAGGGGGTGGCATAGGCGATTTGACGACGATGAGAACGTCGGATCAAAATTGCGATTTGATGCGCACGCTGGCGGCTCAGGCGCGCAATCCATACTGGCAGTGGTATGTGGATATGCACCCGGAGAAAGTGAAAAAGGAGACGAGAGAGCGTCGGTTGGATGCCGTGGGCGCTGGTCGGTCGCTCTATATCGATTTTGTGCGGGGTGCGTTGCCAGAAGTGTGCGCAAAAGCACCGGTGGATTTGCCTGCTTCAAAATGTTTTCGCGGCACGGGGTTGGTGGCGATGAATTCGGATTTGAGGGATGGGAAAAACAATGTGTCGGTCATTTTTAAAAGCAGTCCATTGGGATCACAGAGTCACGGGTTTGACGCGCAAAATTCGTTTTCGCTATTTGCTTTTGGCGAGCGTTTATTGATCCACACAGGGGAGCGCGATATTCACGGCAGCGACCACCACAAGAATTGGATGCACCATACAAAGTCAACCAATTGCATTGGTGTAAATGGCGAGAGTCAGTTGCGCAACCAGGCTGCAGCAATGGGTGAAATTCTGGATTTTCAAACGTCGGATGTATTTGATTATGTGGTTGGCGAAGCCGCTCCGGCATACGGGGGAAAGCTGAAGAAATTTACGCGGCAGATTTTGTTTGCCAAACCCGATGCGGTGGTGATTTGCGATACGGTAGTGGCACGAGAGGCTTCGGTATTTCAGTATTATTTGCACGCTGAAACGGAAATGGATATCGAGGGGCAGACGCTAAAAATCACGACGGGTGGTGCGGGCTGTGTGGTGTCTCTGCTGCGTCCAGAAAATTTGAAAATCAGTCAGACAGATCAGTTTGACCCACCACCGAGGGAGCGCGTTCAACTCAGGGAATATCACGTGACGGCAGAGACGACGATGCCGCGTAAAGATGCCACATTTATTGCGGTATTGCGACCGCACAGGGCGGGGGATGTGCCCGAAGGTGATCCGGTTCTGGTGGACGATGGAACTATAGTGGTGCCGTTGCCCAATGGCGAGTTGAAGGTCTGGGTGGGTGAGACATTGCGCGCGGAGAAAAGAGATCAAAACGGTGTTGTGGTGGCAACGTTGTGTTGA